One Acinetobacter sp. SAAs474 genomic window, TTTCAATTAAATCCTGTTCTGCTTGTGGCAAGTAAGAAACTTCATAGGTCATCTTTTACGGCTCGCTACTAAGTCTCGTGCTTTTTGCATTGCAGTCGCATGTACTGACTTCATTTCTTTCGTATCAGATGGATGCGATTTCAAAGCATTTAACGCTTCTGTAATTTTCTCTTTTTCCCAGTCTTCATAATCATCATCTTGCACATCAAAAAGGCTTTCTAAGTGAGTACCTTTTACATCTTTTAGTGATAAAAATACGCCAACAGGACGTTTGTTCTTGGTTACTAAGACAGGCTCTCGCTGCATAGTATCTAGTAACTCACCAAAGCGTGATTTTGCATCTTTTGCTGTAATAACTTGCATTTTAAAACCTCATAAAAGTAGGCGTTTTGTCTATTTTAGACTTTTTTTGCAAGTAATCTAGAAGAATTTATTAAATTTAACGCTCAAATCCTCTACTTGCGTTCCTTTCTGCCCGTTTCTCTTTCATTTGTTGGCTAATTTGCTGTTGACTTCCCTTAATTTGCTGTTCAGATTGTTTAATTGCTGATTTTGATTGGCTAATTCCTCGTTCTGACTTCTCAATACTTGATTCTGAACGCTCAAGGTTTCGATCTGCTCGCTCTGACTTTGATTTATAGCGTTTAGCTCTTTCAATTGCTTCTCTAACGAGTTCAATAAGTCTTTGTAGCGATTCATAAAGTCGTTGGGCATTATCTTTTTCCGCTTGATTAGGGTTACTCTGTTTTACGTCCTGCTTTGCTTCTTTTGATGTAGCTAAGTTTTCAAATAA contains:
- a CDS encoding type II toxin-antitoxin system Phd/YefM family antitoxin; the protein is MQVITAKDAKSRFGELLDTMQREPVLVTKNKRPVGVFLSLKDVKGTHLESLFDVQDDDYEDWEKEKITEALNALKSHPSDTKEMKSVHATAMQKARDLVASRKR